The Bos indicus x Bos taurus breed Angus x Brahman F1 hybrid chromosome 25, Bos_hybrid_MaternalHap_v2.0, whole genome shotgun sequence genome has a window encoding:
- the TSC22D4 gene encoding TSC22 domain family protein 4 translates to MSGGKKKSSFQITSVTLDYEGPGSPGGSDAPALPAPPGPPAPTGPSAPAPTGPPPRLPNGEPNPEPGGKSTPRNGSPPPGAPASRFRVVKLPQGLGEPYRRGRWTCVDVYERDLEPPSFSRLLEGIRGASGGNGGRSLDSRLELASLGLGAPTPQPGLSQVPTSWLRPPPTSPGPQARSFTGGLGQLAVPGKAKVETPPLSASPPQQRPPEPGTADSAGPSRAATPLPTLRVEAEAGGSAAAAAAAAAGTPPLSRVKDGALRLRMELVAPEEMGQVPPVDSRPSSPALYFFPDASLVHKSPDPFGTVAAQSLNFARSMLAISGHLDSDDDSGSGSLVGIDNKIEQAMDLVKSHLMFAVREEVEVLKEQIRDLAERNAALEQENGLLRALASPEQLAQLPSSGVPRLGPPAPNGPSV, encoded by the exons ATGAGTGGGGGCAAGAAGAAGAGTAGTTTCCAAATCACCAGCGTCACCTTGGACTACGAGGGCCCGGGGAGCCCAGGGGGTTCAGATGCCCCTGCCCTGCCGGCCCCCCCTGGGCCGCCGGCCCCAACCGGGCCATCAGCCCCAGCCCCCACCGGGCCCCCACCCCGCCTGCCCAATGGGGAGCCCAACCCCGAGCCAGGGGGCAAGAGCACCCCCCGGAACGGCTCCCCGCCGCCTGGGGCCCCCGCCTCCCGTTTCCGGGTGGTGAAGCTGCCCCAAGGCCTGGGAGAGCCTTATCGCCGAGGCCGTTGGACATGTGTGGATGTTTACGAGAGAGACCTGGAGCCCCCTAGTTTCAGCCGGCTCCTGGAGGGTATTCGAGGGGCCTCAGGGGGCAACGGGGGCAGATCTTTGGATTCCAGGTTGGAGCTGGCCAGCTTGGGCCTGGGCGCCCCTACCCCACAGCCAGGCCTGTCTCAGGTCCCCACCTCCTGGCTccgcccgccccccacctcccctggaCCTCAGGCCCGCTCCTTCACCGGGGGACTGGGCCAGCTGGCAGTGCCCGGCAAGGCCAAGGTGGAGACACCCCCACTGTcggcctccccaccccagcagcGCCCCCCAGAGCCCGGGACCGCGGATAGCGCGGGCCCTTCCCGGGCTGCCACGCCCCTGCCCACCTTGAGGGTAGAAGCAGAGGCAGGAGGTTCtgcggcagcagcagcggcggcggcggcggggaccCCTCCACTGTCCCGTGTGAAGGATGGAGCCCTGCGGCTGAGAATGGAGTTGGTTGCTCCAGAGGAGATGGGACAG GTGCCCCCAGTCGACTCTCGCCCCAGCTCCCCAGCCCTCTACTTCTTCCCCGATGCCAGTCTGGTTCACAAGTCTCCAGACCCCTTTGGAACAGTGGCTGCCCAGAGCCTCAACTTCGCCCGCTCCATGCTGGCCATCAGTGGCCACCTGGACAGCGATGATGATAG TGGCTCCGGAAGCCTGGTTGGCATTGACAACAAGATCGAACAAGCCATG GACTTGGTGAAGTCCCACCTCATGTTTGCGGTCCGGGAGGAGGTGGAGGTGCTGAAGGAGCAGATCCGAGACCTGGCGGAGCGGAACGCGGCGCTGGAGCAGGAGAACGGACTGCTGCGTGCCCTGGCCAGCCCCGAGCAGCTGGCGCAGCTGCCTTCCTCGGGGGTCCCCCGGCTTGGACCCCCAGCGCCCAACGGGCCCTCAGTCTGA
- the C25H7orf61 gene encoding uncharacterized protein C7orf61 homolog isoform X2, whose product MGNALGAPGMCSLTVFFWKHKAKSVIMDHTDSKKNELKAEKAFKVSETFKLVEPPKEAKVSKMDVSPKVVDPCLLAKTTMDGAAVEAGRRRRSLLKLPQAAVKSVSMLMASALQSGWQMCSWKSSVSSTSVASQMKTRSPLESREAAMLREVYLVLWAIRKQLRQLARRQERRRRHHLRAHMGPQPDPAQGLKQDARSPL is encoded by the exons ATGGGAAATGCCCTAGGAGCTCCAGGGATGTGTTCACTAACT GTTTTCTTCTGGAAACACAAAGCTAAGTCAGTCATCATGGATCATACTGACTCCAAGAAAAATGAGTTGAAGGCGGAGAAGGCTTTCAAGGTGTCTGAGACTTTCAAGTTGGTTGAACCCCCCAAGGAGGCTAAGGTCTCCAAGATGGATGTGTCCCCCAAGGTGGTTGACCCCTGCCTGTTAGCCAAGACCACCATGGATGGGGCTGCGGTGGAGGCGGGTCGCCGTCGGAGATCACTGTTGAAGCTGCCCCAGGCAGCCGTCAAGTCCGTCTCCATGCTCATGGCCTCCGCCCTGCAGTCTGGCTGGCAGATGTGCAGCTGGAAG TCATCTGTGAGTTCTACCTCAGTTGCCTCCCAGATGAAGACCCGGTCCCCCCTGGAGTCGCGAGAGGCTGCGATGCTGCGGGAAGTGTACCTGGTGCTTTGGGCCATCCGGAAGCAGCTGCGGCAGCTGGCCCGCCGGCAGGAGAGACGACGCCGGCACCACCTCCGGGCCCACATGGGCCCCCAGCCCGACCCAGCTCAGGGTCTGAAACAGGATGCCCGGAGTCCCCTCTAG
- the C25H7orf61 gene encoding uncharacterized protein C7orf61 homolog isoform X1, producing MAVVIKFFRWIWQKISRWVFFWKHKAKSVIMDHTDSKKNELKAEKAFKVSETFKLVEPPKEAKVSKMDVSPKVVDPCLLAKTTMDGAAVEAGRRRRSLLKLPQAAVKSVSMLMASALQSGWQMCSWKSSVSSTSVASQMKTRSPLESREAAMLREVYLVLWAIRKQLRQLARRQERRRRHHLRAHMGPQPDPAQGLKQDARSPL from the exons ATGGCGGTGGTTATTAAGTTCTTCCGATGGATTTGGCAAAAGATTAGCCGCTGG GTTTTCTTCTGGAAACACAAAGCTAAGTCAGTCATCATGGATCATACTGACTCCAAGAAAAATGAGTTGAAGGCGGAGAAGGCTTTCAAGGTGTCTGAGACTTTCAAGTTGGTTGAACCCCCCAAGGAGGCTAAGGTCTCCAAGATGGATGTGTCCCCCAAGGTGGTTGACCCCTGCCTGTTAGCCAAGACCACCATGGATGGGGCTGCGGTGGAGGCGGGTCGCCGTCGGAGATCACTGTTGAAGCTGCCCCAGGCAGCCGTCAAGTCCGTCTCCATGCTCATGGCCTCCGCCCTGCAGTCTGGCTGGCAGATGTGCAGCTGGAAG TCATCTGTGAGTTCTACCTCAGTTGCCTCCCAGATGAAGACCCGGTCCCCCCTGGAGTCGCGAGAGGCTGCGATGCTGCGGGAAGTGTACCTGGTGCTTTGGGCCATCCGGAAGCAGCTGCGGCAGCTGGCCCGCCGGCAGGAGAGACGACGCCGGCACCACCTCCGGGCCCACATGGGCCCCCAGCCCGACCCAGCTCAGGGTCTGAAACAGGATGCCCGGAGTCCCCTCTAG